The following nucleotide sequence is from Chloroflexota bacterium.
GCGGGACGCTCGCTGTCGGGTAGAGGCAGTGAAGAGCCCTAGGTAGGACGGGACGCCACTATACCAAACAAAAACCGAACAGAAGTAGGACGACCCCAAGCGGCGGTGGGCCAATTTGCGTCCGTCATTCCGGAGGAGGGAGACGTTGCAAATTTCGGTAGGGGCGGGTCTTAGACCCGCCCGGCGCCAAGCTTCCGGTGCGCCTCCAGATTCGACCGAACTGGATTCCGGCCTCCGCCGGAATGACGAAGGGGTTACGGAAAGGTCTCTGGAGGCGGGAATCCATCCCCGCTTGCCCACCGACGAATCGAGGATGCCTGCCGATCACCTCACCCGCATGCGTATCCCCGCTGCCGTGCCGGCCGGCGTTACCACTTCCCGGGAGTCCGGCGCCGCTCTACTCGTACCGCAGCGCCTCGATCGGCCGCAGCCGCGCCGCGCGGTTGGCGGGGTAGATGCCGAACACCAGGCCAATCGCCACCGACACCGCCAGCGCCAGGACCACCGGTTCGGGCGTCAGGTGGCCCTCCAGCGCGCGGCCGCCGATCCTCACGCCGCCCATGTAGGTCGCCAGCAGGCCGCCGATCACGGCCCCCGCGATGCCGCCGCCCAGGCTCACCAGCACGGCCTCGATCAGGAACTGCACCAGGATGTCGCGGCGGCGCGCGCCGATGGCCTTGCGGATGCCGATCTCGCGCGTTCGCTCCGTCACGGACACCAGCATGATGTTCATGATGCCGATGCCGCCGACCAGCAACGAGATGCCCGCAATCGCGCCCAGGAACAGTGTCAGCGTGCCCGTGACTTCGCCCAGCGCCTCGATGATGTCCTGTTGCGTGCGGATGGTGAAGTCGTCCTCGGTCACGTCGTGCCGCAGCCGGAGCAGCGCGCTCACCTCGTTGGTGACCGCCTCGATCGTTGCCTCGTTCTCGTCGGCGAGCGTCACGCTGATCTCGGACACGATGTCGTCGCCCGCCAGCGTGCGCGACGGGCTGATGCGCGTCTGAAGCGTGGTCAGGGGCACCAGCGCCTGGTTGTCGCGGCTCTGGAACGTGGCCTGGCCTGACTCCTCCATCACGGCGATCACGGTGAAGGTCTGGTTGTTGAGCCGCACCGTGGCGCCGATGGGGTTCTGGCCCGGGAACAGCTCGGTGGCAATCGTCTGTCCCAGGGCGATCACGCGCGCGCGTCGCTGTAGGTCGTCGTCGGTGATGAAGCGACCGGCCTGCGGCTGGAAGGTGCGCACCTCGGCGTAGCTTGGCGTCACGCCGATGATCTGCGTCGAGAACGCGTTGCCGCCCGCCACCAGCGATGCGCCCG
It contains:
- a CDS encoding ABC transporter permease: MSLADGVRLALRALAANKLRTSLTVLGMVIGVAAVIALMSLGAGAQASIEANIRGTGSNLLFISPGVQSATGGRFVDVSATSPTLTFEDAEAIRDAAIPGIVDIAPTRNTGASLVAGGNAFSTQIIGVTPSYAEVRTFQPQAGRFITDDDLQRRARVIALGQTIATELFPGQNPIGATVRLNNQTFTVIAVMEESGQATFQSRDNQALVPLTTLQTRISPSRTLAGDDIVSEISVTLADENEATIEAVTNEVSALLRLRHDVTEDDFTIRTQQDIIEALGEVTGTLTLFLGAIAGISLLVGGIGIMNIMLVSVTERTREIGIRKAIGARRRDILVQFLIEAVLVSLGGGIAGAVIGGLLATYMGGVRIGGRALEGHLTPEPVVLALAVSVAIGLVFGIYPANRAARLRPIEALRYE